One genomic segment of uncultured Ilyobacter sp. includes these proteins:
- the fusA gene encoding elongation factor G, translating to MKNYEMNQIRNVAFLGHGGSGKTTLAESLLYISGAISRMGNVDEGNTVSDYDKEEIHRSFSVNASVIPLEYEGHKYNILDTPGYFDFEGEVVSSLRVAGGAVIVVDATSGVEVGTEKSWKKLEERGIPRIFFINKMDKGFVNYPKLLGELKEKFGKKVAPFCIPIGEKNDFQGFVNVVDLKGRKFDGNKCVDSEIPTDLDISEVRNMLFEAVAESDEKLMEKYFAGEEFTLEEIHRGLHKGVVAGDVVPVLVGSAVKGIGIHTMFEMLYDYMPTPKEMEDGSRIGTNPETKGVEVRKVDETEPFSAIIFKTIVDPFVGKVSLFKVNSGVLKKDMEILNPNKHKKEKISNIFFLRGIKQVDADEIRSGDIGATTKLQYAETGDTLCSKNHPIVYPRIDFPKPCLYMAVEPQNKSDDEKISLSLQRLTEEDPSFVMERNYETKQLLIGGLGEKHLRVIIHKLENKFGVHSIVSEPKIAYRETIKSSVDIEGRHKKQSGGAGQFGDVFIKFEPSQEEFEFVDHIKGGVVPKQYIPAVEKGLLEAKNRGILAGYPMINFRATLYDGSYHSVDSNEHSFKQAAILAFRKGIPDANPVLLEPIMKAEIVIPENYMGDIMGDINKRRGRILGMNPEAQGEQKVIAEVPQSEMTKYATDLRSITQARGKFELSFERYEEMPPHLAQRVIDDVK from the coding sequence ATGAAAAACTATGAGATGAACCAAATAAGAAATGTAGCTTTTCTAGGCCATGGAGGAAGCGGAAAGACTACCCTCGCCGAGTCACTGTTATACATTTCTGGGGCTATAAGCAGGATGGGAAATGTAGATGAGGGAAATACTGTTTCAGACTATGATAAAGAGGAGATTCACAGGAGTTTTTCTGTGAATGCATCTGTGATACCTCTTGAATATGAAGGGCACAAATATAATATTCTGGATACTCCAGGGTACTTTGACTTTGAAGGTGAGGTTGTCTCTTCTCTAAGAGTTGCAGGAGGGGCTGTGATTGTAGTAGATGCAACTTCAGGTGTAGAGGTAGGTACAGAAAAATCTTGGAAAAAACTTGAAGAGCGGGGAATTCCCAGAATATTTTTTATAAACAAGATGGATAAGGGGTTTGTGAATTATCCAAAGCTTCTCGGAGAACTGAAAGAGAAATTTGGGAAGAAAGTTGCTCCTTTCTGCATCCCAATCGGTGAGAAGAATGATTTTCAGGGCTTTGTAAATGTAGTGGATCTAAAAGGAAGAAAATTTGATGGGAATAAGTGTGTAGACAGTGAGATCCCAACGGATTTAGATATATCAGAAGTTAGGAATATGCTTTTTGAGGCTGTAGCAGAATCTGACGAGAAACTTATGGAGAAATATTTTGCAGGAGAGGAATTTACACTAGAGGAGATACACAGAGGTCTCCATAAGGGCGTGGTAGCAGGAGATGTAGTTCCTGTACTGGTTGGGTCTGCAGTAAAGGGTATAGGGATTCATACAATGTTTGAGATGCTCTACGACTATATGCCGACTCCGAAAGAGATGGAGGATGGATCTAGGATCGGGACAAATCCGGAAACTAAAGGTGTAGAAGTGAGAAAAGTAGATGAAACCGAACCTTTTTCTGCTATAATTTTTAAAACTATAGTAGATCCTTTTGTGGGGAAAGTCTCGCTTTTTAAGGTGAACTCTGGAGTTCTAAAAAAAGATATGGAGATTTTAAATCCTAATAAACACAAAAAGGAAAAGATCTCAAATATATTTTTCTTGAGAGGAATAAAACAGGTAGATGCAGATGAGATAAGATCAGGGGATATAGGGGCGACTACAAAGCTTCAGTATGCAGAAACTGGAGATACTTTGTGCAGTAAGAATCATCCTATAGTTTATCCTAGAATAGATTTTCCAAAACCGTGTCTGTATATGGCTGTAGAACCTCAGAATAAAAGTGATGATGAGAAGATAAGCCTCTCTCTTCAGAGGCTGACTGAAGAAGATCCAAGTTTTGTGATGGAACGTAATTACGAGACAAAGCAGCTGCTTATAGGGGGACTAGGGGAGAAACATCTGAGGGTAATAATTCACAAGCTAGAAAATAAATTCGGAGTTCACAGTATCGTATCAGAGCCTAAAATAGCTTACAGGGAAACAATAAAAAGTTCCGTCGATATAGAGGGGAGGCATAAGAAGCAGTCTGGAGGAGCCGGGCAGTTTGGAGATGTCTTTATAAAATTTGAACCTTCCCAAGAGGAATTTGAATTTGTAGATCATATAAAGGGAGGGGTAGTACCAAAGCAATATATCCCTGCCGTCGAAAAGGGACTTTTGGAGGCCAAGAACAGAGGGATTCTCGCAGGTTATCCCATGATAAATTTCAGAGCAACCCTTTATGACGGCTCATATCATTCTGTGGATTCTAACGAACACTCTTTTAAGCAGGCAGCAATACTGGCCTTTAGAAAAGGTATACCTGATGCTAATCCTGTACTTTTAGAACCGATTATGAAAGCAGAGATAGTGATCCCAGAAAATTATATGGGAGATATAATGGGAGATATAAACAAGCGTAGAGGAAGAATACTAGGAATGAATCCTGAGGCTCAAGGGGAACAGAAAGTCATAGCAGAAGTTCCGCAAAGTGAAATGACAAAATATGCAACTGATCTTAGATCTATAACTCAGGCAAGAGGGAAGTTTGAATTGTCTTTTGAAAGATATGAAGAGATGCCGCCACATCTTGCACAAAGGGTAATTGATGATGTAAAATAA
- a CDS encoding GGDEF domain-containing phosphodiesterase yields the protein MKNIVSAIDILEKWTTPKGSRKVLVTLFIMSIQIIIYKVVYMTGGAKYSYSQAMYIPLILGSLFFGIIGGFIFGVSGGILLGPLMPLDTITMEMQNMINWNYRLGFFILIGLITGGIMEFLVSTIKKLNKLSFYNHFTSLPNARYFENMIIKEDTPGYFFIIEMNNYSQILYNLGYEFSMKLIKLFSKEVSNIVKSYGETQVFHLQDNKFGVLINNSNEKEISKKFLQLGQRSIKVDGIEVHPYIFIGSARCEKDSCCLLKKAEYARLFAKKNLRDYHMYRPEISSKIDSNFKLFEEFPRAISNKEFFLCYHPKFEVSTGIVKEAEVLIRWMHPKRGTVGPNEFIPHLETTTFITKITKWVLRQSLKSLNIMEKAGIDINLSINIPLKILEDPEFISYLKEFRQLGYPLKKIEFEILERDCVEDFKKISEIMNSIKKMGIKFSLDDFGTGYSALSYVKKLPFDKIKLDMMFIKDLEQSRENMDIVRSSIDMAHNMGIAVVAEGVESEETFQILKKLKCDYAQGFYFNHPLKQGDFIKWYHSTENTKFFQEIPS from the coding sequence TTGAAAAATATTGTATCGGCTATAGATATTTTAGAAAAATGGACTACTCCCAAAGGGTCTAGAAAAGTACTAGTGACGCTTTTTATAATGTCAATTCAGATCATAATTTATAAAGTCGTGTATATGACCGGGGGAGCAAAGTATTCCTATTCTCAGGCTATGTATATCCCACTCATATTAGGGTCTCTTTTTTTTGGTATAATAGGAGGCTTCATTTTTGGGGTGAGCGGAGGGATTCTTTTAGGGCCTCTCATGCCTCTAGACACCATCACCATGGAGATGCAAAATATGATAAACTGGAATTATAGATTAGGCTTCTTCATCTTGATAGGGCTCATAACTGGGGGCATCATGGAATTTTTGGTTTCCACTATAAAAAAGCTTAATAAACTAAGTTTTTATAACCATTTTACAAGTCTTCCAAATGCTAGATATTTTGAGAATATGATAATCAAAGAGGATACTCCGGGATATTTTTTCATAATTGAGATGAACAACTATTCTCAAATTCTTTATAATTTAGGTTACGAGTTTAGCATGAAACTGATAAAACTCTTTTCAAAAGAGGTTTCAAACATTGTAAAAAGTTATGGAGAAACCCAAGTTTTTCATCTACAGGACAATAAATTTGGGGTTCTTATAAACAATTCAAACGAAAAGGAAATTTCAAAAAAATTTTTACAACTAGGACAGAGGTCGATAAAGGTTGACGGTATAGAGGTTCACCCCTATATTTTTATAGGGTCTGCCAGGTGTGAGAAAGATAGCTGCTGCCTTTTGAAAAAAGCTGAATATGCCAGGCTCTTTGCAAAAAAAAATCTGAGAGATTATCACATGTATCGACCCGAAATCTCTTCAAAAATCGACAGCAATTTCAAACTTTTTGAGGAGTTTCCACGGGCGATAAGCAACAAGGAGTTTTTTCTATGCTATCACCCGAAATTTGAGGTTTCTACCGGTATTGTAAAAGAAGCCGAAGTCCTTATAAGGTGGATGCATCCAAAGCGGGGTACTGTAGGTCCCAATGAATTTATTCCTCATCTTGAAACAACCACATTTATAACCAAAATCACAAAATGGGTTTTAAGGCAATCCTTAAAATCTCTGAACATAATGGAAAAAGCAGGCATTGATATCAATCTCTCAATAAATATACCCCTAAAAATTTTAGAGGACCCTGAATTTATTAGTTATTTAAAAGAATTTAGACAGTTGGGATATCCCCTAAAGAAAATAGAATTTGAAATATTAGAGCGGGACTGTGTGGAAGACTTTAAAAAAATATCAGAAATAATGAATTCCATAAAAAAAATGGGAATTAAATTTTCTCTCGATGATTTCGGTACTGGATACTCAGCCCTTTCTTATGTAAAAAAGCTTCCTTTTGACAAAATAAAATTAGATATGATGTTCATAAAAGACCTTGAACAGAGCAGGGAAAATATGGATATTGTAAGATCATCCATAGATATGGCTCATAATATGGGGATAGCCGTTGTGGCAGAGGGTGTCGAGTCTGAAGAAACTTTTCAGATATTAAAAAAACTGAAATGTGACTATGCCCAGGGATTTTACTTTAATCATCCTCTGAAGCAGGGAGACTTCATAAAATGGTATCATAGCACTGAAAATACAAAATTTTTTCAAGAGATACCCTCTTAA
- a CDS encoding HU family DNA-binding protein, with product MTKKEFVKLFFEKGEFESKADAERKLDAFLTTVEDVLNDGDEVNFIGWGKFEVAERAARLGRNPKTGEEIKIEAKKVVKFKAGKKLNDKVN from the coding sequence ATGACTAAAAAAGAGTTTGTTAAATTATTTTTTGAAAAAGGTGAATTTGAATCTAAAGCAGATGCAGAAAGAAAGTTAGATGCTTTTTTAACAACTGTAGAAGATGTACTAAACGATGGAGATGAAGTAAACTTTATCGGATGGGGAAAATTTGAAGTAGCTGAAAGAGCTGCCAGACTTGGAAGAAATCCTAAAACTGGTGAAGAGATCAAGATCGAAGCTAAGAAAGTAGTTAAGTTCAAAGCTGGTAAAAAGTTAAACGATAAAGTTAACTAA
- a CDS encoding FAD-dependent oxidoreductase produces the protein MRIIIIGSVAAGTSVAAKARRNSEECEIVIYEKDRDISYSACGLPYYIGQNDIERSNLTPRDECWFKTRFDMDLKTGHEVMRIDPSRKSIEVRDYHTGEIFEDFYDKLVIATGAKPMKPDIKGIDNDNVFTVRNVESADKIVGYIAKTSPKKAVIIGGGYIGLELLENLMNLGIKVVLIEREKSLAGKLDRDVSIYLEEYLKDKKVEFLLGEEVSEIISERVITKSGKCIEADFVVSCTGVKPNSKLAKEIGVETYQNGAIKINQKLETSIEDIYAVGDVAMGWSLINEAPLYVPLGSTANKMGRICGDVLTGGSLRFKGILGTGIFKVFDMAVAQTGMTETQAKNMKYDVEIIHNIKPNQTEYFKESSEMLIKAVADRKSSKILGVQILGQRGVDKRIDVFVALMTMGATVDQLFHLDLAYAPPFSTTKDPVMYTGMILSNALNGRNKIITPEELIRKRDEYIVIDVRSSKQYGAGHIPGAVNIPLDRLRSKIENLPKTEKYVVHCNKGVSGNAAHNIMLNMGFNCYNLSGGYKNFSIYTQLSK, from the coding sequence ATGAGAATTATTATAATAGGATCAGTGGCTGCTGGAACTTCCGTAGCTGCAAAGGCTAGAAGAAATTCTGAAGAATGTGAAATAGTGATATATGAAAAGGATAGGGATATAAGCTACTCTGCATGTGGGCTTCCATATTACATAGGTCAAAATGATATAGAAAGATCTAACCTCACTCCTAGAGATGAGTGCTGGTTCAAAACAAGATTTGATATGGATCTAAAAACAGGACATGAGGTAATGAGAATAGATCCTTCTAGAAAGAGTATAGAGGTAAGAGATTATCATACTGGAGAGATATTTGAAGATTTTTACGATAAGTTGGTCATTGCTACGGGAGCGAAACCTATGAAGCCTGACATAAAAGGGATAGACAATGACAACGTCTTCACTGTGAGAAATGTAGAGAGTGCCGACAAGATAGTAGGTTACATAGCTAAAACTTCACCTAAGAAAGCTGTAATAATCGGTGGAGGATATATAGGTTTAGAACTTCTTGAAAATCTCATGAATTTAGGGATAAAAGTTGTTTTAATAGAGAGGGAAAAGAGTCTCGCTGGGAAACTGGACAGAGATGTATCAATCTACCTAGAGGAGTATCTTAAGGATAAAAAAGTAGAGTTTCTTCTAGGTGAGGAAGTATCTGAAATAATATCTGAGAGGGTAATCACAAAATCTGGGAAGTGTATAGAAGCTGATTTTGTAGTATCCTGCACTGGGGTAAAGCCAAACTCCAAGTTAGCCAAAGAGATAGGGGTGGAGACCTATCAAAATGGAGCAATAAAAATAAACCAAAAGCTAGAAACAAGTATAGAAGATATATATGCAGTTGGGGATGTCGCTATGGGTTGGTCACTGATAAATGAGGCGCCTTTATACGTACCCCTAGGTTCTACTGCAAATAAAATGGGAAGAATCTGTGGGGATGTCCTTACAGGAGGGAGTCTTAGATTTAAGGGCATACTTGGAACAGGAATATTCAAGGTTTTTGATATGGCTGTGGCTCAGACAGGGATGACAGAAACTCAGGCTAAGAACATGAAGTATGACGTAGAGATCATACATAACATAAAGCCTAATCAGACAGAGTATTTCAAAGAGAGCAGTGAGATGCTTATAAAGGCTGTAGCTGACAGGAAAAGTTCTAAAATCCTGGGAGTGCAGATATTAGGGCAGAGGGGTGTAGATAAAAGAATAGATGTCTTTGTTGCACTTATGACAATGGGGGCAACTGTGGATCAGCTGTTTCATTTGGATCTGGCCTATGCACCTCCTTTCTCTACTACGAAGGACCCAGTTATGTATACAGGGATGATACTAAGCAACGCACTGAATGGAAGAAACAAGATAATAACTCCTGAAGAACTCATAAGAAAAAGAGATGAGTACATAGTGATAGATGTCAGATCGTCCAAACAATACGGTGCAGGGCATATACCAGGAGCGGTAAATATACCTCTTGATAGACTAAGAAGCAAGATAGAAAACCTTCCGAAAACTGAAAAATATGTGGTTCACTGTAACAAGGGCGTTTCGGGTAATGCGGCCCACAATATAATGCTTAATATGGGATTTAATTGCTATAATCTTTCAGGAGGATACAAGAATTTCAGTATCTATACCCAATTGAGCAAGTAG
- a CDS encoding thioredoxin family protein: protein MDIKILGTGCKKCNDLTNNVKEALAGASVDASIEKVEDFKDIIGYGVMSTPAVVIDGKVVSTGRVLSVDEIKELIKK from the coding sequence ATGGATATTAAAATTTTGGGGACAGGATGTAAAAAATGCAACGATCTTACAAACAATGTAAAGGAGGCTTTGGCCGGAGCTTCTGTAGATGCCTCTATAGAAAAAGTAGAGGACTTCAAAGATATAATAGGTTACGGTGTAATGTCTACTCCTGCAGTTGTGATAGACGGCAAGGTAGTATCCACAGGGAGAGTCTTATCTGTAGATGAGATAAAGGAACTTATAAAAAAATAA
- a CDS encoding permease, with protein sequence MLGYIFNFGWLSDLVRMLVENIFKISMETHLGGSIHFFIYDSIKIIILLSIMIFGISYIRSYFSVEKTKLALEKIGGLKAHIAASLFGIVTPFCSCSSVPLFIGFIEGGIPLGVTFSFLITSPIVNEAALVILLGTFGFKIALLYVISGVVIGVLGGYIIHILKLEKYVEEYVYQIKMGNQEIIEMNRKERISFAKENVKEIVTRIWKYLLVGIGIGALIHGWAPEEILSKYAGPDNPLSVIVSTVIAIPLYSNAMGTIPIAEALINKGVGMGTAMSFMMATTALSLPEMILLRKVIKPKLIGIFAGITGVSIIGVGYLFNIII encoded by the coding sequence ATGTTAGGTTATATATTTAATTTTGGATGGCTTAGCGATCTGGTGAGAATGCTTGTGGAAAATATCTTTAAAATATCCATGGAAACCCATCTGGGTGGAAGTATACATTTCTTTATCTATGACAGTATCAAGATAATAATACTGCTTTCTATAATGATATTTGGGATATCTTATATAAGAAGTTATTTTTCAGTAGAAAAGACCAAGCTCGCCTTAGAAAAAATTGGAGGCCTCAAGGCACATATTGCTGCGAGTCTATTTGGGATAGTGACCCCTTTTTGTTCATGCTCTAGTGTACCGCTTTTCATAGGATTTATAGAGGGAGGTATTCCACTAGGAGTAACCTTTTCCTTCCTTATAACCTCTCCGATAGTAAATGAAGCCGCCCTTGTGATTCTTTTAGGGACCTTTGGGTTTAAAATTGCGCTTTTGTATGTGATCTCAGGCGTAGTAATAGGTGTCTTAGGAGGCTACATCATACATATCCTGAAATTGGAGAAGTATGTGGAGGAATATGTCTATCAGATCAAAATGGGAAACCAGGAAATAATAGAGATGAATCGAAAAGAGAGGATAAGTTTTGCCAAGGAGAACGTGAAAGAGATAGTTACAAGGATATGGAAATACCTACTTGTAGGGATAGGTATAGGGGCCTTGATTCACGGATGGGCTCCAGAGGAGATTTTATCAAAATATGCAGGTCCTGATAATCCACTTTCGGTGATTGTATCTACGGTAATAGCTATCCCACTGTATTCTAATGCAATGGGGACTATACCAATAGCAGAAGCCCTTATAAACAAGGGCGTTGGGATGGGTACAGCCATGTCTTTTATGATGGCTACCACAGCCTTATCACTTCCTGAGATGATACTTCTCAGAAAAGTTATTAAACCCAAACTTATAGGTATTTTTGCAGGGATAACAGGGGTAAGTATTATAGGTGTAGGATATCTTTTCAATATAATTATATAA
- a CDS encoding metalloregulator ArsR/SmtB family transcription factor has translation MVIDDFQIKVFKALGHPVRFAIVKKLLEGEKCVCQLQEEVDFSQSNLSQHLKILKNSGVLSSEKKGLNVHYKIRRGEIVEVIKLVEIFVKKDILDMAEGMK, from the coding sequence ATGGTTATTGATGATTTTCAGATAAAGGTGTTTAAGGCTCTCGGGCATCCTGTGAGGTTTGCAATAGTAAAAAAACTTTTAGAGGGCGAAAAATGTGTGTGTCAGCTTCAGGAAGAAGTAGATTTTTCCCAGTCAAATCTCTCTCAGCATCTTAAGATACTTAAAAATTCAGGAGTTCTTTCTTCGGAAAAAAAGGGACTTAATGTACACTACAAAATAAGAAGAGGTGAAATAGTAGAGGTGATTAAACTGGTAGAAATTTTTGTGAAAAAAGATATCCTTGATATGGCTGAAGGGATGAAATAA
- a CDS encoding Hsp20/alpha crystallin family protein: MGNLIKKYDFFNPSVFKDFFEDDVFNDKIFRRRSLPPVNVSEDDEKYQIEVSVPGIEKENIKVSRDKDMLTISYEQKTSDEYKDKNYHRKEFQCQSFSRSFNMPPDVELEKIYSKHQDGILTIHLPKSESARKEDVVDIEIH, from the coding sequence ATGGGAAATTTAATAAAAAAGTATGATTTTTTTAATCCGAGTGTTTTTAAAGATTTTTTTGAGGATGATGTTTTCAATGACAAGATCTTCCGAAGAAGGTCTCTTCCTCCGGTAAATGTATCTGAAGATGACGAAAAATATCAAATTGAAGTATCAGTTCCTGGAATAGAGAAAGAAAACATCAAGGTGAGCAGGGATAAGGATATGCTCACAATATCATATGAACAAAAGACATCGGATGAATACAAAGATAAAAATTATCACAGAAAAGAGTTTCAGTGCCAATCATTCAGCCGTAGTTTCAACATGCCTCCTGATGTAGAACTTGAGAAGATATACAGTAAACACCAAGATGGGATTTTGACCATCCACCTGCCGAAATCAGAGAGTGCCAGGAAGGAAGATGTAGTGGATATAGAGATCCACTAA
- the treR gene encoding trehalose operon repressor TreR, with product MEKVTIFDVAKKAGVGKSTVSRVINNDENVKPETRKKVLKVIKELNYIPSKSARGMRSKQSKVIGIIASRLDSTAENRTIRGILEEIYAKGYDVVLVESQFSSEKTMEHVNMLINKEVDGLIIFAISGAKYDYLKKLKIPVVMVAQDVEGFTSILYDDYGSIDKVTKYIYALGKKKIAYLGVDLSDRTTGYFRHKAYKDFCESTGLKEINYFGKSSYRMGYELAKKVVKKNVEAIVCATDSIALGVKKYLTEKGYESILVSGVGNDELLKFLYPDHITVNLSYKDSGKRAAETIYKLIVGEKVDEKVIMKSELIKR from the coding sequence ATGGAAAAAGTTACGATATTTGATGTGGCAAAAAAAGCTGGGGTAGGGAAATCTACTGTTTCAAGGGTCATAAACAATGACGAAAATGTAAAACCAGAAACAAGGAAAAAGGTTTTAAAAGTTATAAAAGAGCTAAACTACATTCCATCTAAGAGTGCTAGGGGTATGAGGTCCAAGCAAAGTAAGGTTATAGGGATAATAGCAAGCCGCCTTGATTCAACGGCAGAAAACAGGACAATAAGAGGAATACTCGAAGAGATATACGCAAAAGGCTATGATGTGGTCTTGGTTGAAAGTCAGTTTTCATCTGAAAAAACGATGGAACATGTGAATATGTTAATAAACAAAGAGGTGGATGGTCTCATAATCTTTGCTATAAGCGGGGCAAAATATGATTACCTTAAAAAACTTAAAATACCGGTTGTTATGGTAGCTCAGGATGTGGAGGGCTTCACATCAATATTGTATGATGACTACGGCTCTATAGACAAAGTTACCAAATATATATATGCCTTAGGGAAAAAAAAAATAGCTTACCTTGGAGTGGACTTATCAGACAGGACTACAGGATATTTCAGGCATAAGGCTTATAAAGACTTTTGTGAAAGTACAGGATTAAAGGAGATAAACTATTTTGGTAAATCATCCTATAGGATGGGATATGAATTAGCCAAAAAAGTGGTAAAAAAAAACGTGGAGGCTATTGTTTGCGCTACAGACAGTATAGCCTTGGGAGTAAAAAAATATCTTACTGAGAAAGGTTATGAAAGCATACTTGTAAGTGGTGTAGGTAATGATGAACTTTTGAAATTTTTATACCCAGATCACATCACAGTTAATTTAAGTTATAAGGATTCTGGGAAAAGAGCAGCAGAAACTATTTACAAGCTGATTGTCGGTGAAAAAGTAGATGAAAAAGTTATAATGAAGAGTGAGTTAATAAAAAGATAA
- the treB gene encoding PTS trehalose transporter subunit IIBC yields MAKFSNIEAKELLKLVGGKDNVAAVSHCVTRMRFVLKDESKADVDKINELKPVKGTFTNAGQFQVVIGPGVSDFHKLFIAEAELSSMSKDEAKKAARKNMNFFERTISHLAEIFVPLLPAIIVGGLILGFRNVIGDIKMIDGKSLTEISQFWAGVHSFLWLLGEAIFHFLPVGITWSVVKKMGGTPILGIVLGITLVSPQLMNAYNIGKIAPEVWDFGNFAIEKVGYQAQVIPAIFAGMVLAFIENNVKKIVPDYLQLVIVPFVALLATALLAHTVIGPVGRLIGDGVGVAAKVALTGPFAVVGSALFGFLYAPLVITGVHHTTSAVELQLMQQIGGTMIFPLIALSNIAQASAVLGIALSNRDKRSREVSVPAAISAYLGVTEPAMYGINLKYKYPMLCAMLGSAMAAIIAGFFGVLSNGIGVGGIPGILSIKPNFWSVYLICMLIAILVPLSTTMMIYRRKKAKELKTSLA; encoded by the coding sequence ATGGCTAAATTTTCAAACATAGAGGCAAAGGAATTATTGAAGTTAGTTGGGGGAAAAGATAATGTCGCTGCAGTAAGCCACTGTGTCACTAGAATGAGATTTGTTCTTAAGGATGAGTCAAAAGCTGATGTTGACAAAATTAATGAGCTTAAACCTGTGAAAGGTACTTTTACAAATGCAGGTCAATTTCAGGTTGTTATCGGACCAGGGGTATCAGACTTCCATAAACTTTTTATAGCTGAAGCGGAGTTAAGTTCTATGAGCAAGGACGAAGCTAAAAAGGCAGCTAGAAAAAATATGAATTTTTTCGAAAGAACTATATCACATTTGGCTGAAATATTTGTTCCACTTTTACCTGCCATTATAGTTGGAGGACTTATACTTGGATTCAGGAATGTTATAGGTGACATTAAGATGATAGACGGTAAATCCCTTACGGAAATAAGTCAGTTTTGGGCAGGGGTACATTCGTTTTTATGGCTTTTAGGCGAAGCGATATTCCACTTTTTGCCAGTTGGGATTACATGGTCGGTTGTAAAAAAAATGGGTGGAACACCTATACTTGGTATAGTTCTAGGTATAACTCTTGTATCACCACAGCTTATGAATGCGTACAATATAGGTAAAATAGCACCTGAGGTATGGGATTTTGGCAACTTTGCAATTGAAAAGGTAGGATATCAGGCACAGGTTATCCCAGCTATTTTTGCAGGTATGGTGCTTGCTTTTATTGAAAACAATGTGAAAAAAATAGTCCCTGACTACCTTCAGCTTGTAATAGTTCCTTTTGTTGCATTGTTAGCCACAGCTCTTCTTGCGCATACGGTTATCGGTCCAGTTGGACGATTGATCGGTGATGGTGTTGGTGTAGCTGCAAAAGTTGCTCTTACTGGACCGTTTGCAGTGGTTGGATCAGCACTCTTCGGATTCCTTTATGCCCCACTTGTTATCACTGGGGTTCACCATACAACAAGTGCAGTAGAACTACAACTTATGCAACAAATCGGCGGAACTATGATATTTCCGCTTATAGCTTTAAGCAACATCGCCCAAGCTTCAGCTGTACTTGGAATAGCTCTTTCAAACAGAGATAAAAGATCTAGAGAGGTATCAGTTCCAGCAGCAATCTCAGCATATCTTGGCGTAACTGAGCCTGCAATGTATGGAATTAATTTGAAATACAAATACCCAATGCTTTGTGCGATGCTGGGATCGGCAATGGCTGCAATTATAGCAGGATTTTTCGGAGTACTTTCAAACGGTATAGGGGTTGGAGGCATTCCTGGAATCCTATCTATTAAACCTAATTTCTGGTCTGTATATTTAATCTGTATGCTGATTGCTATACTCGTTCCACTATCTACAACGATGATGATATACAGAAGAAAAAAAGCCAAAGAACTTAAAACTAGCTTAGCATAA